In Synergistaceae bacterium DZ-S4, one genomic interval encodes:
- a CDS encoding type II toxin-antitoxin system PemK/MazF family toxin: MVSQGDIIMLNFDPHAGHEQAGYRPALVVSNNFFNSKTNMAVVCPVTNTNNEFPLHIRLDGRTQTTGVILCEHVKSLDINRRHFKIVERLPQDILQRVIDVICSEIEIL, from the coding sequence ATGGTAAGCCAGGGCGATATCATCATGCTTAATTTTGATCCTCATGCCGGGCATGAACAGGCAGGGTACAGACCGGCATTAGTAGTAAGCAACAACTTTTTCAACAGTAAGACCAACATGGCTGTTGTATGCCCCGTAACCAACACCAACAATGAATTCCCTCTTCATATACGTCTTGACGGCAGGACCCAAACCACCGGAGTCATACTTTGCGAACATGTCAAATCACTCGACATAAACAGAAGACACTTCAAGATCGTTGAGAGGCTCCCCCAGGATATACTGCAGAGGGTCATTGATGTTATCTGTTCAGAGATCGAGATACTGTGA